The Scylla paramamosain isolate STU-SP2022 unplaced genomic scaffold, ASM3559412v1 Contig50, whole genome shotgun sequence genome includes a region encoding these proteins:
- the LOC135098211 gene encoding nematocyst expressed protein 3-like — MGGKSSRLSVEARLSLLGECGVDAVRLSRPRSGGCCGRGRRSLASFTFRQGAEGGEAPRVGSGGQPEYGQAGRLGPGDTHQGALPGRRRNSLLSGPAPEGPPGRTEVHYGGASRRFVLQPGRRSGCPRGQGQGCPVLFCNSKRVGSRPKPPQEDQAVRVPEAGQEAGPAPEAGQVVVASPGHEAGHAPAAGQVVAASPGHEACPAPEAGQVVAASLGHEVGPSPEAGQVVAASPGKEAGPAPEAGQVVAASPGKDSLGLLC; from the exons atgggaggaaaaagcAGTCGACTGTCAGTGGAGGCACGGCTGAGCCTCCTGGGCGAGTGTGGCGTGGACGCCGTGAGGCTGTCCCGCCCCCGCTCGGggggctgctgtgggagggggaggcgctctctggcctcctttaccttccggcAAGGGGCCGAGGGGGGCGAAGCCCCTCGTGTCGGATCAGGCGGCCAGCCTGAATATGGACAAGCTGGCCGCCTTGGACCAGGAGACACCCATCAGGGTGCACTGCCTGGCAGGAGGCGCAACAGTCTTCTGTCAGGACCTGCCCCTGAGGGACCTCCTGGCCGGACTGAAGTACACTACGGCGGGGCGTCACGCCGTTTTGTACTTCAGCCTGGCCGGAGGTCTGGGTGTCCAcgggggcaggggcagggctgCCCCGTGCTCTTTTGCAACAGCAAGAGAGTGGGCAGCCGCCCCAAGCCCCCCCAAGAGGACCAGGCTGTCCGCGTCCcagaggcggggcaggaggccggccccgccccagaggctggccaggtggtggtggccagcccGGGGCACGAGGCCGGCCACGCCCCTgcggctggccaggtggtggcggccagcccagggcacgaggcctgccccgccccagaggctggccaggtggtggcggccagcctggGACACGAGGTCGGCCcctcccctgaggctggccaggtggtggcggccagcccggggaaggaGGCCGGAcccgcccctgaggctggccaggtggtggcggccagcccggggaaggatagcctgggcct aCTCTGTTGA